A region of Sulfurimonas sp. DNA encodes the following proteins:
- the groES gene encoding co-chaperone GroES translates to MNFQPLGKRVLVKRVEEATTTVSGIIIPDSATEKPSQAKVVAVSKEVSELKNSDVVLFGKYSGNEVTLKNEKYLVIDTDDIFGIIG, encoded by the coding sequence ATGAACTTTCAACCATTAGGAAAAAGAGTTTTAGTAAAAAGGGTAGAAGAAGCAACTACAACAGTTTCTGGAATAATCATACCAGATAGCGCTACAGAAAAGCCTTCTCAAGCAAAAGTTGTAGCAGTTAGTAAAGAAGTTAGTGAGCTAAAAAACAGTGATGTTGTTTTATTTGGCAAGTATTCAGGTAATGAAGTAACTTTAAAAAATGAAAAATATTTAGTAATAGATACAGATGATATTTTTGGAATAATAGGATAA
- a CDS encoding MotA/TolQ/ExbB proton channel family protein, which translates to MKYLLLIFMLITNTFANNSDKVFQELLEKVKAGYKTQTIQDKKREKKFLLDVNTQNKVLLETKKEIKQAKQISQKLKNSIKDNEVKLQNLSNELDLASEDLGELFGTVKQVSSDMNVHIKASLISSQFPQRKEFLKELISKNALPDIKELEKLWYIMFQEIIESGKVIKYKTKIISKEGTQKVENIIRFGNFNAISKNSFLKYNASNSLFVEPSFQPNRKYLSLVKKYFNSNEKISEIAIDPTRGIILDIISQKPNLEQRISQGGIIGYIIICLGIIGLFFAFIKYIWLCLVARKIKKQLKHKNDIKLNNPLGRILKVYNKNKHINEVDLEYKIDEAFYKEVPSLQSGFSMLKLFAATTPLLGLLGTVTGMILTFQSITLFGTSDPKLMAGGISQALITTMLGLIAAIPLLFAHTFLSSKAKKVISILEQTSISLLNKDD; encoded by the coding sequence ATGAAATATTTACTTTTAATTTTTATGCTTATAACAAATACATTTGCGAACAATAGTGATAAAGTTTTTCAAGAATTATTAGAAAAAGTTAAGGCTGGGTATAAAACACAAACTATACAAGATAAAAAAAGAGAAAAAAAGTTTCTTCTTGATGTTAACACACAAAACAAAGTGCTTTTAGAAACTAAAAAAGAAATAAAACAAGCAAAACAAATATCGCAAAAATTAAAAAATAGTATAAAAGACAATGAAGTAAAACTACAAAACCTAAGCAATGAGCTTGACTTAGCTAGTGAAGACTTAGGTGAACTTTTTGGGACAGTTAAGCAAGTGAGTTCAGATATGAATGTACATATTAAAGCTTCGTTGATCTCATCACAATTTCCACAAAGAAAAGAGTTTTTAAAAGAACTTATTTCAAAAAATGCATTGCCCGATATAAAAGAACTTGAAAAACTCTGGTATATAATGTTTCAAGAAATTATTGAATCTGGAAAAGTTATAAAATACAAAACAAAAATAATTTCAAAAGAAGGAACACAAAAAGTAGAAAATATCATAAGATTTGGTAATTTTAATGCCATTAGCAAAAACTCATTTTTAAAGTACAACGCTTCAAACTCACTGTTTGTCGAACCATCTTTTCAACCGAACAGAAAATACCTTTCTCTTGTAAAAAAGTATTTTAATTCAAATGAAAAAATAAGTGAGATAGCCATAGATCCTACGAGAGGAATTATACTTGACATTATATCTCAAAAACCAAATTTAGAACAAAGAATTTCACAAGGTGGAATTATAGGTTATATCATTATATGTCTTGGAATTATAGGTTTATTTTTTGCTTTTATAAAGTATATTTGGCTTTGTTTAGTAGCTAGAAAAATAAAAAAACAGTTAAAACATAAAAATGATATAAAACTAAACAATCCATTAGGAAGAATACTTAAAGTTTACAATAAAAATAAACATATAAATGAAGTTGATTTAGAGTACAAAATAGATGAAGCCTTTTACAAAGAAGTACCTTCTCTCCAAAGTGGTTTTTCTATGCTAAAACTTTTTGCTGCGACTACTCCTTTACTTGGTCTTTTAGGAACTGTAACGGGAATGATTTTGACATTTCAATCAATTACACTTTTTGGAACGAGTGACCCAAAACTTATGGCTGGAGGAATTTCTCAAGCACTTATAACTACAATGCTAGGACTTATTGCTGCCATTCCACTGCTTTTTGCACATACATTTTTAAGCTCAAAAGCGAAAAAAGTTATAAGTATTTTAGAGCAAACTAGTATTTCCCTTTTAAATAAAGATGACTAG
- the tpx gene encoding thiol peroxidase: MQTTNFNDSTVKLTGNQINVGDKAPSVIAIGTDLSNISIGGAKDKIQLIITVPSLDTDTCAAETRRFNVDVNNLDICETTVVSMDLPFAADRFCTTEGIENLTVASDYINKEVSRAYGILMDNNKLKGLSARAIFVVDRSGKVVYKEIVSEVTDEPNYEAALEAIKEAR, translated from the coding sequence ATGCAAACAACAAACTTTAATGACTCTACTGTAAAATTAACTGGAAATCAAATTAATGTTGGGGATAAAGCACCATCTGTTATAGCAATTGGAACTGATTTAAGCAATATCTCAATCGGTGGAGCTAAAGATAAAATACAGTTGATTATTACCGTTCCATCACTCGATACTGATACATGTGCAGCTGAAACGAGAAGATTTAATGTTGATGTAAACAACTTAGATATTTGTGAAACAACTGTTGTTTCTATGGATTTGCCATTTGCCGCAGATAGATTTTGCACTACTGAAGGTATTGAAAACCTAACTGTTGCATCTGACTATATAAATAAAGAAGTAAGTAGAGCATACGGTATTTTAATGGATAACAATAAGCTAAAAGGTCTAAGTGCTAGAGCTATTTTTGTTGTAGATAGAAGTGGTAAAGTTGTATATAAAGAGATTGTTTCAGAAGTAACTGATGAGCCAAACTATGAAGCTGCATTAGAAGCTATAAAAGAAGCGAGATAG
- a CDS encoding AraC family transcriptional regulator, whose protein sequence is MYQESILDNLENVLYNDKRSSISIGLENNSGKIDINSVQINNDISLYKNTMNFFKSTSMNSSSSESGLFIDITLNGNVNYTDNILNSTIEKKQNTVFVKYMNLSESTLEAEENTNSKNIGIIVKGNFLEEFFLQNVKNYDNLQKRYEQNIPSLLKKAKTDAKTTISANEIFNSPFCGKLDYIYLQSKVYEIIHNEFKDILQPQLQTRSKKIKLNEDDIQALLKAKKLISQEKYFSTLIKLSRKVALNEFKLKYGFKELFNTSPTSMMLDYRMIEAKKLLETSEYSIGEISASVGYKYAQSFTNAFSSRFGILPKDLMKKRKYYY, encoded by the coding sequence GTGTATCAAGAATCTATTTTAGATAATTTAGAAAATGTTTTATATAACGATAAAAGAAGTTCTATATCTATAGGTTTAGAAAATAATTCAGGAAAAATAGATATTAATAGCGTACAAATAAACAATGATATATCTCTTTATAAAAATACAATGAATTTTTTTAAAAGTACTAGCATGAATTCATCTTCTAGTGAAAGTGGTTTATTTATTGATATTACATTGAACGGAAATGTGAATTATACGGACAATATATTAAATTCTACAATAGAGAAAAAACAAAACACAGTATTTGTAAAATACATGAATTTGAGTGAATCAACACTTGAAGCAGAAGAAAATACAAATTCAAAAAATATAGGGATAATTGTTAAAGGAAATTTCTTAGAAGAATTCTTTTTGCAAAATGTAAAAAATTACGATAATTTACAAAAAAGATACGAACAAAATATCCCTTCATTATTAAAAAAAGCAAAAACAGATGCAAAAACAACTATAAGTGCAAACGAAATATTTAATTCTCCTTTTTGTGGTAAATTAGATTATATATATCTACAAAGTAAAGTTTATGAAATTATACATAATGAATTTAAGGATATTCTTCAACCTCAATTGCAAACAAGGTCAAAAAAGATAAAGTTAAATGAAGACGACATACAAGCACTTTTAAAAGCTAAAAAACTAATATCTCAAGAAAAATATTTTTCTACACTTATCAAGTTATCAAGAAAAGTAGCACTTAACGAATTCAAATTAAAATATGGCTTTAAAGAACTTTTCAATACTTCACCAACAAGTATGATGCTAGATTACAGGATGATTGAAGCAAAAAAACTACTCGAAACAAGCGAATATAGTATAGGTGAAATATCTGCTAGCGTGGGATACAAATACGCTCAAAGCTTTACAAATGCTTTTTCTAGTAGATTTGGCATACTTCCAAAAGATTTAATGAAAAAAAGAAAGTATTATTATTGA
- a CDS encoding glutamine--tRNA ligase/YqeY domain fusion protein: MSENKDFLRTIVEEDLRSGKYKEVITRFPPEPNGFPHIGHAKSICINFGIASDYNGHCNLRMDDTNPTKEDTKYVEALKNAVEWLGFDWGNNVYFTSDYFPKIYAYATELIKMGKAYVDSTNEEEMRSLRGTITESGIRSKYAMRSVEENLDLFARMKKGEFKDGEHVLRAKIDMSAANMKMRDPLLYRIRHAHHFRAGKEWSIYPMYDFAHCLSDYIEGISHSICTLEFENNRDIYNWVLDTLGLALPRPYQHEFARLNINYTVMSKRKLLELVEGGQVNGWDDPRMPTIAGYRRRGYTPKSILNFCDQIGIAKANSMVDVAQLEFCIRDNLNTIVPRVMCVLDPLKVTIENYKGSEEIDAPYYPHDIPKEGSRKLPFSREIYIERDDFNENPSKGYFRLTPKQPVRLRHGFIIFCKEVIKDANGNIVEIIAEYYPDSKSGSDSSGIKVKSAIQWVDASRAKTVEVRVYDRLYSSEAPEGLEDLNPNSLSIIKNALIEPAVISDKPDERFQFERQGYFYADPIDYTDSKPVFNKIVGLKNSWGKKKKTPEKVVKTQTKKVQVDGKEVAMSDEQKLLFEKYSSKFGLNSEVANILARDANLSSFYEEALSVLNSPVSLANIVATEVARELKEANELKFTANQISELVKMIDDDIISSKIAKQVLQEMVQSGESPTQIVEDKGLVQISDPSKISPIIDEIIAKNPENIAKFKAGNTKLLGFFVGQVLKTTGGKANPKVVNKLVAQKLK; encoded by the coding sequence ATGAGTGAGAACAAAGATTTTTTACGAACAATCGTTGAAGAAGACTTAAGGTCAGGCAAATATAAAGAGGTTATTACAAGATTTCCTCCAGAGCCTAATGGATTTCCTCACATTGGACATGCTAAGTCAATTTGTATAAATTTTGGAATTGCGAGTGACTATAATGGTCACTGCAACTTAAGAATGGATGATACTAATCCAACTAAAGAAGATACCAAATATGTTGAGGCTCTAAAAAATGCTGTAGAGTGGCTTGGATTTGACTGGGGTAATAATGTGTATTTTACTTCTGATTATTTCCCTAAGATATATGCATATGCTACAGAACTTATCAAAATGGGCAAGGCATATGTTGATAGTACAAATGAAGAAGAGATGCGCTCCCTTCGTGGAACAATTACAGAGTCAGGAATACGCAGTAAATATGCCATGCGTAGTGTTGAGGAAAATCTAGATCTTTTTGCGAGAATGAAAAAGGGTGAGTTTAAAGATGGTGAACATGTATTAAGAGCAAAGATTGATATGAGTGCTGCTAATATGAAAATGAGAGATCCTCTTTTATATCGCATACGACACGCACATCATTTTAGAGCAGGGAAAGAGTGGTCTATTTATCCAATGTATGACTTTGCTCATTGCTTATCTGACTATATTGAAGGTATTTCTCACTCTATTTGTACACTAGAGTTTGAAAATAACCGTGATATATATAATTGGGTACTTGATACTCTAGGACTTGCATTGCCGCGCCCTTATCAACATGAGTTTGCACGATTAAATATTAACTATACGGTTATGAGTAAAAGAAAGCTTTTAGAACTAGTAGAAGGTGGTCAGGTTAACGGATGGGATGACCCTCGTATGCCTACGATTGCTGGATATAGAAGGAGAGGTTATACTCCAAAGTCTATTTTAAACTTTTGTGATCAAATAGGTATAGCAAAAGCAAACTCAATGGTTGATGTTGCACAACTTGAATTTTGTATAAGAGATAATTTAAATACAATAGTGCCACGAGTGATGTGTGTACTTGACCCACTAAAAGTAACTATCGAAAATTATAAGGGTAGTGAAGAGATAGATGCCCCGTACTATCCACATGATATACCAAAAGAGGGTTCAAGAAAGTTGCCTTTTTCTCGTGAGATTTATATTGAGCGTGATGATTTTAATGAAAACCCTTCAAAAGGATATTTCCGTCTTACTCCTAAGCAACCAGTAAGACTTAGACACGGTTTTATCATATTTTGTAAAGAAGTGATTAAAGATGCAAATGGAAATATTGTAGAGATAATAGCAGAGTATTATCCTGACTCAAAAAGTGGCTCAGACAGTAGCGGTATAAAAGTTAAAAGTGCTATTCAATGGGTAGATGCTTCTCGTGCTAAAACTGTAGAAGTACGAGTTTATGATAGATTGTACTCATCAGAAGCACCTGAAGGGTTAGAAGACTTAAACCCTAACTCTCTAAGTATTATTAAAAATGCTCTTATTGAACCTGCTGTAATTTCAGATAAACCAGATGAAAGATTCCAGTTTGAAAGACAGGGCTATTTTTATGCTGACCCTATTGACTATACAGATTCAAAACCTGTATTTAATAAAATTGTCGGTCTAAAGAATTCTTGGGGTAAAAAGAAAAAAACACCTGAAAAAGTAGTAAAGACTCAAACTAAAAAAGTGCAAGTAGATGGTAAAGAAGTAGCTATGAGCGATGAGCAAAAATTATTATTTGAAAAGTATAGTAGTAAATTTGGACTAAATAGTGAAGTAGCTAATATTTTAGCTCGTGATGCGAACCTTTCTTCATTCTATGAAGAAGCTTTATCTGTGTTGAATAGTCCAGTGAGTTTAGCTAATATTGTAGCGACTGAAGTAGCAAGAGAGTTAAAAGAAGCAAATGAATTGAAATTTACTGCAAATCAAATATCTGAACTTGTTAAAATGATTGATGATGATATTATTTCAAGTAAAATTGCTAAACAAGTACTCCAAGAGATGGTACAATCTGGAGAAAGTCCAACACAAATAGTTGAAGATAAAGGACTTGTTCAGATAAGTGACCCCTCTAAAATTTCGCCTATTATAGATGAGATAATTGCAAAAAATCCAGAAAATATTGCTAAGTTTAAAGCAGGGAATACTAAACTTCTAGGATTCTTTGTGGGGCAAGTTCTAAAAACCACTGGGGGCAAAGCAAATCCAAAAGTAGTGAATAAACTTGTTGCACAGAAGTTAAAATAA
- a CDS encoding DUF3450 domain-containing protein, which yields MKKNLLFILLALLCTNITAKELDTTITLTKQANKHSINSQKKIDLLVIKKEKLYSKFKIQNYELKSLNNYNIELNEIINSQNSEKKSILNQIDEIDKTKREILPLIKNMLISLDEMIQNDIPFLPKERAKRIKRLKHLMKRSDVSIATKYRAVIEAYEIETQYSRTIETYNDILETQGLSKNVKFLRIGRIALYYVTENNKESAIWDKETKDWNILDAGYSKKLNKAIKIAAKKGVPNLLNLPMFSAKEVL from the coding sequence ATGAAAAAAAACTTACTATTTATCTTATTGGCACTCTTATGCACAAACATAACAGCTAAAGAACTTGACACAACAATAACATTAACCAAGCAGGCAAATAAACACTCCATCAACTCCCAAAAAAAGATTGATTTATTGGTAATAAAAAAAGAAAAATTATATTCAAAATTCAAAATTCAAAATTATGAATTAAAATCTTTAAATAATTATAATATAGAATTAAATGAAATCATCAATTCACAAAACAGTGAAAAAAAATCTATTTTAAATCAGATTGATGAAATTGATAAAACAAAAAGAGAAATTTTACCTCTGATAAAAAATATGCTTATTTCATTAGATGAAATGATACAAAATGACATACCTTTTTTACCAAAAGAGAGAGCAAAAAGAATCAAAAGACTTAAGCACCTTATGAAAAGATCTGATGTTTCAATAGCAACAAAGTATAGAGCGGTTATAGAAGCATATGAAATAGAAACCCAATACAGTAGAACAATTGAAACTTATAATGATATTTTAGAGACTCAAGGATTAAGCAAAAATGTAAAATTTTTAAGGATTGGAAGGATTGCTTTGTATTATGTAACAGAAAACAATAAAGAATCTGCTATATGGGACAAAGAAACAAAAGATTGGAATATTTTAGATGCTGGTTATTCTAAAAAATTAAATAAAGCGATTAAAATTGCTGCAAAAAAAGGTGTGCCTAATCTTTTAAATCTTCCTATGTTTAGTGCCAAGGAGGTTTTATAA
- a CDS encoding ParA family protein, whose amino-acid sequence MNKLLEKLLNKLPFVIVFAHQKGGSGKSTICMNVSTELSKQFTTTFIDFDKLQQMTKYNNNREEPINSVVIKDERKLEQFLRNDKGLTVIDLGGYDSDLSRVVLLLADMIIIPMSDSDNDIDGFREFSHLIEKTFKIRTDSKAFILVNRVHHADKSTHRGLTKYVENTIFNVFDTVVRDNKLHTRLLSTGKNVVEKQFFSKPSKEIQSLVQEIIEKA is encoded by the coding sequence ATGAATAAACTACTTGAGAAGTTATTAAATAAGTTGCCTTTTGTAATTGTTTTCGCTCATCAAAAAGGGGGTAGTGGAAAAAGTACAATTTGTATGAATGTTTCTACTGAGCTATCTAAACAATTTACAACTACATTCATAGACTTTGACAAGCTACAGCAAATGACAAAGTATAACAATAATAGAGAAGAACCTATAAATAGTGTTGTAATTAAGGATGAAAGAAAACTAGAGCAATTCTTGCGAAATGATAAAGGTCTTACGGTAATTGATTTAGGTGGTTACGACAGTGATCTCTCCAGAGTTGTGCTACTACTTGCAGATATGATTATTATACCCATGTCAGATAGTGATAATGATATAGATGGTTTTAGAGAGTTTTCTCATCTAATAGAAAAAACTTTTAAGATTAGAACAGATTCCAAAGCATTTATTTTAGTTAATCGTGTTCATCACGCTGATAAATCAACACATAGAGGCTTAACAAAATATGTAGAAAATACTATATTCAATGTATTTGATACTGTAGTTAGAGATAACAAGTTGCACACAAGATTATTATCAACCGGGAAAAATGTTGTAGAAAAACAATTTTTTAGTAAGCCATCTAAAGAGATTCAATCGTTAGTTCAAGAAATTATAGAAAAGGCGTAA
- a CDS encoding TonB-dependent receptor, translating into MKKKKLLSIGAILAIIVFPLFAKQNTNLENIVVTAEKVEQSIQEVPISVSVLDEYSILDSSIENTSDISSYIPNLTTMHEGSRDYYTRISIRGISNTGIGDPAVALYIDDISYADLYAFNSPLFDVLRIEVLKGPQGTLYGKNTEAGVIKIITKEPNNSPEGSMALKYGSYNKKEIIGSFNAPIIDDKLFLRFSALKSSRDGYIENLYDNSKIDSQDTTSVRGNFLLKATKNIDINLILGYNKFDDDGGFPMTAVDKSTYMAATGLSSLKDFQSSFSYNGESSSETKTFLLKMKYKQNNYDLISITGYRDMNNESTLDGDFSPAKNYLGFNARDLSSISQEFRLSSKNNTSFKWLVGAYFSHEDIKDKTGYKLDEVYATANGVPLYTEDKMSANLKTEDIAIFTQNTLRFFNDKLGLTAGLRYEKSKREMNNRRHTFGGVNSVAPFNNLEKNNEILLPKLALDYFIKDNIMLYSSFAKGYKAGGFSYAVNDATLSEFDPEIANSYEVGIKSTFRDIGLTLNLAAFYTKVDDYQDRVQINPTTILQQNATQVDIKGFELESIYTLNDEFSINTSFGITNAKYGDYINLMTSENYKDNKVSLVPKYDLNIAFKYRSSLGYFTNFEIQNTGEKYFDRANSKKIESCTIYNLKVGYERDNWDVYLTAKNLTDEEYFLDGFKDPTLGYMGTVGSPREFSLNFNYRF; encoded by the coding sequence ATGAAGAAAAAAAAATTACTCTCAATTGGTGCAATATTAGCTATTATCGTTTTCCCTCTATTTGCTAAACAAAATACTAATTTAGAAAATATAGTGGTTACTGCTGAAAAAGTTGAACAAAGCATACAAGAAGTTCCCATATCCGTAAGTGTCTTAGATGAGTATAGTATCTTAGATTCTTCTATTGAAAATACTAGTGATATTTCATCTTATATTCCGAACCTGACTACTATGCATGAAGGTTCAAGAGATTATTATACTAGAATATCAATAAGAGGTATTTCAAATACTGGTATTGGAGATCCTGCTGTAGCTTTATATATAGATGACATCTCTTATGCAGACTTATACGCTTTTAATTCTCCTTTATTTGATGTACTAAGGATTGAAGTTTTAAAAGGACCACAAGGAACACTTTATGGTAAAAATACTGAAGCTGGAGTTATAAAAATCATTACAAAAGAACCAAATAATAGTCCAGAAGGATCTATGGCTTTAAAATATGGCTCTTATAATAAAAAAGAGATTATAGGATCTTTTAATGCTCCCATTATAGATGATAAGCTATTTTTAAGATTTTCAGCCTTAAAATCTAGTAGAGATGGATATATCGAAAACTTATATGATAATTCCAAGATAGATTCTCAAGATACAACATCTGTAAGAGGAAATTTTCTTTTAAAAGCAACCAAAAATATTGATATTAACTTAATATTAGGATATAACAAGTTTGATGATGATGGAGGTTTTCCTATGACTGCTGTTGATAAAAGTACATATATGGCAGCAACAGGTCTCAGTTCCTTAAAAGATTTTCAATCCTCTTTTAGTTACAACGGGGAAAGTTCTTCTGAAACAAAAACATTTTTATTAAAAATGAAATATAAACAAAATAATTATGATCTGATTTCTATAACAGGATATAGGGATATGAATAATGAAAGTACTTTAGATGGTGATTTTTCTCCTGCTAAGAATTATTTAGGATTCAATGCTAGAGATTTAAGTTCAATTTCTCAAGAATTCAGATTATCGTCTAAAAATAATACCTCATTCAAATGGCTTGTTGGTGCTTATTTTAGCCATGAAGATATTAAAGATAAAACAGGATATAAGCTTGATGAAGTTTATGCAACTGCTAATGGTGTGCCTCTCTATACAGAAGATAAAATGTCAGCAAATCTAAAAACAGAAGATATTGCTATTTTTACTCAAAATACACTTAGGTTTTTTAATGATAAGTTAGGATTAACAGCTGGTTTAAGATATGAAAAATCAAAAAGAGAGATGAATAATAGAAGACATACTTTTGGAGGAGTAAATAGTGTTGCTCCTTTTAATAATTTAGAAAAAAACAATGAGATACTTTTACCAAAACTTGCTTTAGATTATTTTATAAAAGATAATATAATGCTTTATAGTAGTTTCGCAAAAGGCTATAAAGCAGGTGGTTTTTCATATGCGGTAAATGATGCTACGCTAAGTGAATTTGACCCAGAAATAGCAAACTCTTATGAAGTAGGTATAAAATCAACTTTTAGAGATATAGGTTTAACTTTAAACTTAGCAGCATTTTATACCAAAGTAGATGATTATCAAGATAGAGTACAAATAAACCCTACTACAATTTTGCAACAAAATGCTACACAAGTTGATATAAAAGGGTTTGAGTTAGAATCTATTTATACTTTAAATGATGAATTTAGCATAAACACTAGTTTTGGTATAACCAACGCTAAATATGGAGATTATATAAATCTTATGACTAGTGAAAATTATAAAGATAATAAAGTTAGTTTGGTACCAAAATATGATTTAAATATAGCATTTAAGTATAGAAGTTCTTTAGGTTATTTTACCAATTTTGAGATTCAAAATACAGGTGAGAAATATTTTGATAGAGCAAATAGTAAAAAAATAGAATCATGCACTATATATAACCTTAAAGTTGGATATGAAAGAGATAATTGGGATGTATATTTAACAGCTAAAAACTTAACAGATGAAGAATATTTTTTAGATGGCTTTAAAGATCCTACTCTTGGTTATATGGGAACAGTTGGAAGTCCTAGAGAATTTAGTCTTAATTTCAATTATAGATTTTAA
- the groL gene encoding chaperonin GroEL (60 kDa chaperone family; promotes refolding of misfolded polypeptides especially under stressful conditions; forms two stacked rings of heptamers to form a barrel-shaped 14mer; ends can be capped by GroES; misfolded proteins enter the barrel where they are refolded when GroES binds), which yields MAKEIIFSDDARNALARGVAKLTDAVKVTMGPRGRNVLIQKSYGSPIITKDGVSVAREIELKDKLEDMGAQLVKEVASNTADEAGDGTTTATILANAIFSEGLRNITAGANPVEVKRGMDKACESILKNLKAASKAVNGKQDIAQVATISANSDHDIGNMIAEAMEKVGQDGVITVEEAKGISDELDVVEGMQFDRGYLSPYFITNTEKMTAEIENPWILLADSKISSLKDLLPVLEQVQKTSRPLLIIAEDVDGEALSTLVVNKLRGVLNISAVKAPGFGDRRKAMLQDIATLTAGTVISEETGHTIEGASIELLGQASRVVIDKDNTVIVDGAGVEEAVKARISEIKTQLDATTSEYDKEKLQERLAKLSGGVAVIKVGAATETEMKEKKDRVDDALSATKAAVEEGIIIGGGAAFLRAAAKVSLDLEGDQLIGCEIILRAVKAPLKQIAENAGFDTGVVVNAVEIAKDKNVGFNAATGKYVDMFKAGIIDPLKVARVALTNATSVSSLLLTTEAAIFEIPENNPASADMGGGMPPQMGMPGMGM from the coding sequence ATGGCAAAAGAGATAATATTTTCAGATGATGCAAGAAATGCTCTTGCTCGTGGTGTTGCAAAACTAACAGATGCAGTAAAAGTTACAATGGGACCAAGAGGTCGTAATGTTTTAATTCAAAAAAGTTACGGTTCACCTATAATAACTAAAGATGGTGTTTCAGTTGCAAGAGAGATTGAACTTAAAGATAAACTAGAAGATATGGGTGCTCAACTTGTAAAAGAAGTAGCATCTAATACTGCTGATGAAGCAGGTGACGGTACAACTACTGCAACCATTTTAGCAAATGCTATTTTTTCTGAAGGTTTAAGAAATATTACTGCTGGTGCTAACCCTGTTGAGGTTAAGCGTGGTATGGATAAAGCATGCGAATCAATTTTAAAAAATTTAAAAGCTGCATCCAAAGCTGTAAATGGAAAGCAAGATATAGCCCAAGTGGCTACTATTTCTGCAAATTCTGATCATGATATTGGTAATATGATTGCTGAAGCGATGGAAAAAGTTGGTCAAGATGGTGTTATAACCGTTGAAGAAGCTAAGGGTATTTCTGATGAGCTTGATGTTGTTGAAGGTATGCAGTTTGATCGAGGTTATTTAAGTCCGTACTTCATTACAAATACAGAAAAAATGACAGCTGAGATAGAAAATCCTTGGATTTTACTAGCAGATAGTAAAATATCTTCTTTAAAAGATTTACTCCCAGTTCTTGAGCAAGTTCAAAAAACTTCTCGCCCACTTCTAATTATTGCTGAAGATGTAGATGGTGAAGCACTTTCTACTTTAGTTGTAAATAAACTTCGTGGTGTGCTTAATATTTCTGCTGTTAAAGCTCCAGGTTTTGGAGACAGAAGAAAAGCTATGCTTCAAGATATAGCAACTCTTACAGCAGGAACTGTTATCTCTGAAGAAACAGGTCATACTATTGAAGGTGCAAGTATTGAACTTCTTGGTCAAGCTTCTCGTGTGGTAATAGATAAAGACAATACTGTTATCGTTGATGGTGCTGGAGTTGAAGAGGCAGTAAAAGCAAGAATCTCTGAAATCAAAACTCAACTAGATGCTACAACAAGTGAATATGATAAAGAAAAACTCCAAGAGCGTCTTGCAAAACTTAGTGGTGGTGTAGCAGTTATAAAAGTTGGCGCAGCAACTGAAACAGAAATGAAAGAGAAAAAAGATAGAGTTGATGATGCACTTAGTGCTACAAAAGCTGCTGTTGAAGAAGGTATTATCATTGGTGGTGGAGCTGCCTTTCTTCGTGCTGCAGCAAAAGTTTCTCTTGATTTAGAAGGTGATCAATTAATCGGTTGTGAGATAATTCTTCGTGCTGTAAAAGCGCCTCTTAAACAGATTGCAGAAAATGCTGGTTTTGATACTGGTGTAGTTGTTAATGCAGTTGAAATTGCTAAAGATAAAAATGTAGGTTTTAATGCTGCAACAGGTAAATATGTAGATATGTTCAAAGCAGGAATCATTGACCCACTAAAAGTTGCTCGTGTTGCTCTTACAAATGCAACATCAGTTTCATCATTACTTCTTACAACAGAAGCCGCAATTTTTGAAATACCAGAAAACAATCCAGCTTCAGCTGATATGGGTGGTGGAATGCCTCCTCAGATGGGGATGCCAGGAATGGGGATGTAA